A DNA window from Aggregicoccus sp. 17bor-14 contains the following coding sequences:
- a CDS encoding enoyl-CoA hydratase/isomerase family protein: protein MTDTVRFELRGPLGLVTLSRPRALNALDLPMFLALRAQLDAWAEDARVRAVVLRSDSERAFCAGGDVRSVATAAPDAPGEPLVRAFFRHEYGLNHRIHHYPKPVVSLVEGVCMGGGLGLSAHGSHRVVGERLVLAMPETALGFFPDVGGGWFLPRFPGEAGTYLGLTGARANAADALWLGYATHHVPFARFEAVIAALAEALATPDARPPSAHEAVTRTLAAFHQEAGPSALAAGAADLDRLFGHTRVEHLLEALAREPGEWAAQTRATLLRMCPTSLRVTLRLLRSAEARHYDTDVVVEFRLSQHLARRADFREGVRAVLVDKDHAARWSPASLAEVSDADVDALFAPLPAGEELRLS from the coding sequence ATGACCGACACCGTGCGCTTCGAGCTGCGCGGGCCCCTCGGGCTCGTCACCCTCAGCCGGCCCCGCGCGCTCAACGCGCTGGACCTGCCGATGTTCCTCGCCCTGCGCGCGCAGCTGGACGCGTGGGCGGAGGACGCGCGCGTGCGCGCCGTGGTGCTGCGCAGCGACAGCGAGCGCGCCTTCTGCGCTGGCGGTGACGTGCGCTCCGTGGCCACCGCGGCGCCAGACGCGCCCGGCGAGCCCCTGGTGCGCGCCTTCTTCCGCCACGAGTACGGGCTCAACCACCGCATCCACCACTACCCGAAGCCGGTGGTCTCGCTCGTGGAGGGCGTGTGCATGGGCGGAGGCCTCGGCCTGAGCGCGCACGGCAGCCACCGCGTGGTGGGGGAGCGCCTGGTGCTCGCGATGCCCGAGACGGCGCTCGGCTTCTTCCCGGACGTGGGCGGCGGCTGGTTCCTGCCGCGCTTTCCCGGCGAGGCGGGCACCTACCTCGGCCTCACCGGCGCGCGCGCGAACGCGGCGGACGCGCTGTGGCTCGGCTACGCCACGCACCACGTGCCCTTCGCGCGCTTCGAGGCGGTCATCGCCGCGTTGGCCGAAGCGCTCGCCACCCCGGACGCGCGCCCCCCCTCCGCGCACGAGGCCGTCACGCGCACGCTCGCCGCCTTCCACCAGGAGGCAGGGCCCTCGGCGCTCGCCGCGGGCGCCGCAGACCTGGACCGGCTCTTCGGGCACACCCGCGTGGAGCACCTCCTCGAGGCGCTCGCGCGCGAGCCCGGCGAGTGGGCCGCGCAGACGCGCGCGACGCTGCTGCGCATGTGCCCCACCAGCCTGCGCGTGACCCTGCGCCTGCTGCGCAGCGCCGAGGCGCGCCACTACGACACCGACGTGGTGGTGGAGTTCCGCCTCAGCCAGCACCTCGCGCGACGCGCGGACTTCCGCGAGGGCGTGCGCGCGGTGCTCGTGGACAAGGACCACGCCGCGCGCTGGAGCCCCGCGTCCCTCGCCGAGGTGAGCGACGCGGACGTGGACGCGCTCTTCGCGCCGCTGCCCGCGGGCGAGGAGCTGCGCCTCTCGTGA
- a CDS encoding dihydrofolate reductase family protein: MSKLIAIMSMSLDGFVADSHDGVGEVFGWYMGSGDVEFDAGGADAMTFKVSAPSAEHLRGLWSELGAVLTGRRTFDKAEGWGGNHAWGPAFVLTHQVPAGWPRPGSSVHFVTDGLESAVRQAKAAAGAKAVGVHGADTIQQLLNAGLLDELHIDVAAVLLGSGVRLFDRLARTPAVLGNPKVTAGVGVTHLRYPVRKA; this comes from the coding sequence ATGTCGAAGCTCATCGCCATCATGTCCATGTCGCTCGATGGCTTCGTCGCCGACTCCCACGACGGCGTGGGCGAGGTGTTCGGCTGGTACATGGGCTCGGGGGACGTCGAGTTCGACGCCGGCGGGGCGGACGCGATGACCTTCAAGGTGTCCGCGCCGAGCGCCGAGCACCTGCGCGGCCTCTGGTCCGAGCTGGGCGCCGTGCTCACCGGCCGGCGCACCTTCGACAAGGCCGAGGGCTGGGGCGGAAACCACGCGTGGGGGCCTGCCTTCGTCCTCACCCACCAGGTGCCTGCCGGCTGGCCGCGGCCGGGCTCGAGCGTCCACTTCGTCACCGACGGTCTCGAGAGCGCCGTGCGGCAGGCCAAGGCGGCCGCCGGTGCGAAGGCGGTGGGCGTGCACGGCGCGGACACCATCCAGCAGCTGCTCAACGCGGGCCTGCTGGACGAGCTCCACATCGACGTCGCGGCGGTGCTGCTCGGCTCCGGCGTGCGGCTCTTCGACCGCCTCGCCCGCACGCCCGCTGTGCTCGGCAACCCGAAGGTGACCGCAGGCGTGGGCGTGACGCACCTGCGTTACCCGGTACGCAAGGCGTAG
- a CDS encoding glycosyltransferase family 4 protein produces MRLVFVGTSKGARGTETHLVCLARAMAQAGHEVLTVARPEGYIARELAQSGLPVEPGIFRNAADPRGVRAVLRAVRRLHPDWLVSSFGHEYWPVLAVGRLTGTPVTLFRHLNSPLKPASRLLLPRLAQRFVSVSRSMCEHMQAQGIARERVQLLYNPLDLERFQPDAALREASRAALGLAQEDVLVGFVGSLDTAKGAFRLAEALNGAMPEAPRLRALWVGQESAHARLEAVIAPGLRARHTLQGWSADVRPAYAAMDVLAMPSEWLEPFGRVSIEAQACGVPVLASRVGGLPETLQDGVTGRLLPPGDVAAWRDALVDFARMPSEARRELGRAGVRFVAERFGAAHIAAGFAQLLQG; encoded by the coding sequence GTGAGGCTCGTCTTCGTCGGCACGAGCAAGGGGGCCCGCGGCACCGAGACGCACCTGGTGTGCCTCGCGCGGGCGATGGCGCAGGCAGGCCACGAGGTGCTCACGGTGGCGCGCCCCGAGGGCTACATCGCGCGGGAGCTCGCGCAGAGCGGCCTGCCCGTGGAGCCGGGCATCTTCCGCAACGCGGCGGACCCACGCGGGGTGCGCGCGGTGCTGCGCGCCGTGCGGCGCCTGCACCCGGACTGGCTCGTCTCGAGCTTCGGGCACGAGTACTGGCCGGTGCTCGCCGTGGGCCGCCTCACCGGCACGCCCGTGACGCTCTTTCGCCACCTGAACTCGCCCCTCAAGCCCGCAAGCCGCCTGCTGCTGCCGCGGCTCGCGCAGCGCTTCGTCTCGGTGTCGCGCTCGATGTGCGAGCACATGCAGGCCCAGGGCATCGCGCGGGAGCGGGTGCAGCTGCTGTACAACCCGCTGGACCTCGAGCGCTTCCAGCCGGACGCGGCCCTGCGCGAGGCCTCGCGGGCGGCGCTGGGGCTCGCGCAGGAGGACGTGCTGGTGGGCTTCGTCGGCTCGCTGGACACGGCGAAGGGGGCCTTCCGCCTCGCCGAGGCGCTCAACGGCGCGATGCCCGAGGCGCCGCGGCTGCGCGCCCTCTGGGTCGGGCAGGAGAGCGCCCACGCGCGCCTGGAGGCCGTCATCGCGCCCGGGCTGCGCGCGCGCCACACGCTGCAGGGGTGGAGCGCGGACGTGCGGCCCGCGTACGCCGCGATGGACGTGCTGGCCATGCCCTCGGAGTGGCTCGAGCCCTTCGGCCGGGTCTCCATCGAGGCGCAGGCCTGCGGGGTGCCGGTGCTGGCGAGCCGCGTCGGAGGGCTGCCGGAGACGCTGCAGGACGGCGTGACGGGGCGGCTGCTACCGCCGGGCGACGTGGCCGCGTGGCGCGACGCGCTGGTCGACTTCGCGCGCATGCCCTCCGAGGCCCGCCGGGAGCTGGGGCGCGCGGGCGTGCGGTTCGTCGCCGAGCGCTTCGGCGCCGCGCACATCGCGGCCGGGTTCGCGCAGCTGCTGCAGGGCTGA